The following are encoded together in the Mesoterricola sediminis genome:
- a CDS encoding FGGY-family carbohydrate kinase produces the protein MPDTLLALDCGTQSLRAMIFSADGRLLHKVKVEYEPYVSPRPGWAEQDPELYWRSLCEAVAALKAEAGEAFAAVRGVGVTTQRDTLVFLDREGRVLRPALTWLDTRKARAVYRPAWWRALAYRAVGMLEAIQKTQKEGKANWVRQNQPEIWDATAWVLQVSGFLNQRLTGLFRDSVANQIGHIPFNYKKMRWCRKGELAALLFPIPLERLPELVPAGTPLGAVTEAAARATGLPQGLPVIACASDKGAETIGIGCVGPDMASLSLGTTATVQTTTPRYVEPIRFMPPYPAAVPGHYNPEVEIFRGYWMISWFKRELAPQDVQEALARGVAPEALLDRHLREVPPGSMGLVTLPHWGPSLKLPGTKGAMVGFGDVHTRGHLYRSVLEGLAYGLREGLEKIERRSGVRIRRIGISGGATQSGEICQLTADILGRELTCGETFETAGLGAAVLTAAGVGLHPGIPAAVAAMVRHGRAYAPRPEVAGLYDRLYRRVYLRLYGRLSPLYREIRAIVNYPERAADEVP, from the coding sequence ATGCCTGACACCCTCCTGGCCCTGGACTGCGGCACCCAGAGCCTGCGCGCCATGATCTTCTCGGCGGACGGCAGGCTCCTGCACAAGGTGAAGGTGGAGTACGAGCCCTACGTGAGCCCCCGGCCCGGGTGGGCCGAGCAGGACCCCGAGCTCTACTGGCGGAGCCTCTGCGAGGCCGTGGCCGCCCTCAAGGCGGAGGCCGGGGAGGCCTTCGCGGCCGTCCGCGGCGTCGGCGTCACCACCCAGCGCGACACCCTCGTCTTCCTGGACCGGGAAGGCCGGGTGCTCCGGCCGGCCCTCACCTGGCTGGACACGCGCAAGGCCCGCGCCGTGTACCGGCCCGCCTGGTGGCGGGCCCTGGCCTACCGCGCGGTGGGCATGCTGGAGGCGATCCAGAAGACCCAGAAGGAGGGCAAGGCCAACTGGGTCCGCCAGAACCAGCCGGAGATCTGGGACGCCACGGCCTGGGTGCTCCAGGTCTCGGGCTTCCTGAACCAGCGCCTGACGGGCCTCTTCCGGGATTCCGTGGCCAATCAGATCGGCCACATCCCCTTCAACTACAAGAAGATGCGCTGGTGCCGCAAGGGGGAGCTCGCGGCGCTGCTCTTCCCCATTCCGCTGGAGCGCCTCCCGGAGCTGGTGCCGGCCGGCACCCCCCTGGGCGCCGTCACCGAGGCGGCTGCACGGGCCACCGGCCTTCCCCAGGGCCTGCCCGTCATCGCCTGCGCCTCCGACAAGGGCGCCGAGACCATCGGCATCGGCTGCGTGGGCCCCGACATGGCGAGCCTCTCCCTGGGCACCACCGCCACCGTCCAGACCACCACCCCCCGCTACGTGGAGCCCATCCGCTTCATGCCCCCCTACCCCGCCGCCGTGCCCGGGCACTACAACCCGGAGGTGGAGATCTTCCGGGGCTACTGGATGATCTCCTGGTTCAAGCGCGAGCTGGCGCCCCAGGACGTGCAGGAGGCCCTGGCCCGGGGCGTGGCCCCCGAGGCGCTCCTGGACCGCCACCTGCGGGAGGTGCCGCCGGGGAGCATGGGCCTGGTCACCCTCCCCCACTGGGGCCCCAGCCTCAAGCTCCCGGGCACCAAGGGGGCCATGGTCGGCTTCGGGGACGTCCACACCCGGGGCCACCTGTACCGCTCGGTCCTGGAGGGCCTCGCCTACGGCCTGCGGGAGGGCCTCGAGAAGATCGAGCGCCGGAGCGGCGTCCGCATCCGCCGCATCGGCATCTCGGGCGGCGCCACCCAGTCCGGGGAGATCTGCCAGCTCACGGCGGACATCCTGGGCCGCGAGCTGACCTGCGGCGAGACCTTCGAGACCGCCGGCCTCGGCGCCGCCGTGCTCACCGCCGCCGGCGTCGGGCTCCATCCCGGCATCCCGGCGGCGGTCGCGGCCATGGTGCGCCACGGCCGCGCCTACGCGCCCCGGCCCGAGGTCGCGGGCCTCTACGACCGCCTCTACCGGCGGGTCTACCTGCGCCTCTACGGGCGGCTCAGCCCCCTCTACCGGGAGATCCGCGCCATCGTCAACTACCCCGAACGCGCCGCCGACGAGGTCCCATGA
- a CDS encoding glycerol-3-phosphate dehydrogenase/oxidase — translation MTRERTNDFAVDGTPLAWSALDRDRELDRAAATDVDLVILGGGITGAGIAREAALRGIPFLLVDKDDFAAGTSSRSSKLVHGGMRYLAQRDFALVRESTTERNWLCAALPNLVRPIRFHYCGYLGGKDTPGRVRLALRLYDLLSNTFSRYRMPRHELLAPEELRRREPAVRAEGVAMAGDYYDANVDDARLTMEVLKEARDLSGGRSAALNYVEALAIREAAPGLREVDLRDAFTGRAFTVRARCVVNATGVWAGGTLARAGGPSGLIRPTKGVHLAVPNARVGNREAFVMRSLDDGRSFFVLRRGDITLIGTTDTDYQGPLEAPFCTAEDADYLLRTVNARFPEARLTRDDVLSTYAGIRPLVRQEGVGASSVSRRHVVRDEGGGLVTVAGGKLTTFRLMAWDVLRTCSARGYLRPLGRKEAKRHFSRRPLKAGLAWEAFGAALRRLDLEGLLPGPALRHLHQQYGQGALRILAAVKADPGSGRPILEGHPWCAAEIEHILAYENAPTLMDVMLRRTEMQMIVSHRDQPALAAGVARILARAYDWDQARTDRELADYLAYVRRTILFERDAHA, via the coding sequence GTGACCCGCGAGCGCACGAACGATTTCGCCGTGGACGGCACCCCCCTGGCCTGGAGCGCCCTCGACCGGGACCGGGAGCTGGACCGGGCCGCGGCCACCGACGTCGACCTGGTCATCCTGGGCGGGGGCATCACCGGCGCCGGCATCGCCCGGGAGGCGGCCCTGCGCGGGATCCCCTTCCTGCTGGTGGACAAGGACGACTTCGCCGCCGGCACCTCCAGCCGCTCCTCCAAGCTCGTCCACGGCGGCATGCGCTACCTGGCCCAGCGGGACTTCGCCCTCGTCCGGGAGTCCACCACGGAGCGCAACTGGCTCTGCGCCGCCCTGCCCAACCTCGTCCGGCCCATCCGCTTCCACTACTGCGGCTACCTGGGCGGCAAGGACACCCCCGGCCGCGTGCGCCTCGCCCTGCGCCTCTACGACCTGCTCTCCAACACCTTCAGCCGCTACCGCATGCCCCGCCACGAGCTCCTCGCGCCCGAGGAGCTCCGGCGCCGGGAGCCCGCGGTCCGCGCCGAGGGCGTGGCCATGGCGGGCGACTACTACGACGCGAACGTGGACGACGCGCGCCTGACGATGGAGGTCCTCAAGGAGGCCCGGGACCTGTCCGGCGGCCGCAGCGCCGCCCTCAACTACGTGGAGGCCCTCGCCATCCGCGAGGCCGCGCCGGGCCTGCGGGAGGTGGACCTCCGGGACGCCTTCACGGGCCGCGCCTTCACCGTGCGCGCCCGCTGCGTGGTCAACGCCACCGGGGTCTGGGCGGGCGGAACGCTGGCCCGGGCCGGGGGCCCGTCCGGCCTCATCCGGCCCACCAAGGGCGTGCACCTGGCGGTGCCCAACGCCCGCGTCGGCAACCGGGAGGCCTTCGTGATGCGGAGCCTCGACGACGGCCGCTCCTTCTTCGTGCTGCGCCGGGGGGACATCACCCTGATCGGCACCACCGACACCGACTACCAGGGCCCCCTCGAGGCCCCCTTCTGCACGGCGGAGGACGCCGACTACCTCCTGCGCACGGTGAACGCGCGCTTCCCCGAGGCCCGGCTCACCCGCGACGACGTGCTCTCCACCTACGCCGGCATCCGCCCCCTGGTGCGCCAGGAGGGGGTGGGCGCCTCGTCCGTGTCCCGGCGCCACGTGGTGCGGGACGAGGGCGGCGGCCTCGTCACCGTCGCCGGCGGCAAGCTGACCACGTTCCGCCTCATGGCCTGGGACGTCCTGCGCACCTGCTCCGCCCGCGGGTACCTGCGCCCCCTCGGACGGAAGGAGGCGAAGCGCCACTTCTCGCGGCGGCCCCTCAAGGCCGGCCTCGCCTGGGAGGCCTTCGGCGCCGCCCTCCGCCGCCTGGACCTGGAGGGGCTCCTGCCCGGGCCCGCGCTGCGGCACCTCCACCAGCAGTACGGCCAAGGCGCGCTCCGGATCCTGGCCGCGGTGAAGGCCGACCCCGGTTCGGGCCGCCCCATCCTCGAGGGGCACCCCTGGTGCGCCGCCGAGATCGAGCACATCCTGGCCTACGAGAACGCCCCCACCCTCATGGACGTCATGCTGCGCCGCACCGAGATGCAGATGATCGTCTCCCACCGGGACCAGCCCGCGCTGGCCGCGGGGGTCGCGCGCATCCTGGCGCGGGCCTACGATTGGGACCAGGCCCGGACGGACCGCGAGCTCGCGGACTACCTGGCCTACGTGCGCCGGACCATCCTTTTCGAGCGGGACGCCCATGCCTGA
- a CDS encoding GntR family transcriptional regulator, which produces MIRTTLAASIRDALREGIQAGVWQDRLPSEPDLVRRFEASRETVRKALAMLEAEGRITRIHGKGTFIEEPLSFNPLSGILSITQELARSRHPVANRVLGGAWIPPGRIPSAFLQAFFEGEPRVFELRRLRLVRDEVLAAETSWFRAGAFPGVETADLSGSLHTLMTGRYGLAPQRVRNRFQALDFRAKEAREAAQALGSRQAIRVERALLRGREVYYAVSFTLRTDLYPLEFLQLPGRTGEEVL; this is translated from the coding sequence ATGATCCGGACCACCCTCGCCGCCTCCATCCGGGATGCCCTCCGGGAGGGCATCCAGGCAGGCGTCTGGCAGGACCGCCTGCCCTCCGAACCCGACCTGGTCCGGCGGTTCGAGGCCAGCCGGGAGACGGTGCGGAAGGCCCTGGCCATGCTGGAGGCCGAGGGGCGCATCACCCGCATCCACGGCAAGGGCACCTTCATCGAGGAGCCCCTCAGCTTCAACCCCCTCTCGGGCATCCTCTCCATCACCCAGGAGCTGGCCCGGTCCCGGCACCCGGTGGCCAACCGGGTCCTGGGCGGGGCCTGGATCCCCCCCGGACGCATCCCGTCGGCCTTCCTCCAGGCCTTCTTCGAGGGGGAGCCGCGGGTCTTCGAGCTCCGGCGCCTGCGCCTCGTGCGGGACGAGGTCCTGGCCGCGGAGACGAGCTGGTTCCGGGCCGGGGCCTTCCCCGGGGTGGAGACGGCGGACCTGTCCGGCTCCCTCCACACCCTCATGACCGGCCGCTATGGCCTCGCCCCCCAGCGGGTGCGGAACCGCTTCCAGGCCCTGGACTTCCGCGCCAAGGAAGCCCGGGAGGCCGCCCAGGCCCTCGGCAGCCGCCAGGCCATCCGGGTCGAGCGCGCCCTCCTCCGGGGGCGGGAGGTCTACTACGCCGTCAGTTTCACGCTCCGCACCGATCTGTATCCGCTGGAGTTCCTGCAGCTGCCCGGGAGAACGGGCGAGGAGGTCCTGTGA
- a CDS encoding DUF2804 domain-containing protein → MFQLIQDDGRVGYGCLDGPVVFNPEAFVLRGFFGRPLGRLRRRLALGGFTYLGLLGPDWLVAVAAVRLGYAANVFGFFCDLRTGRSWERSLKDLPSRLVFPLDPDAHAIHYAGRGCRLDLAKSHARGRLEVEAAFGGRLALDARFPFGFEDQPLRVVNPSCGDPRRFTFTEKAAPLVPETFRAVFDGRELKGPAAAVVDWSAGYFNRHTNWYWGALAGFLEDGTPVGANFAALVNESYYPEDAFWIGGRRERVAQVIFEVDPDRPEGGDWRVFTEDGRVDLRFRPLGGRGERAWLPGMKVNFRQLAGLWRGRLRTRDGREARLEDVPGVAEVHLSVW, encoded by the coding sequence ATGTTCCAGCTGATCCAGGACGACGGGCGGGTGGGCTACGGCTGCCTCGACGGGCCGGTGGTGTTCAATCCGGAGGCCTTCGTGCTCCGGGGCTTCTTCGGGCGTCCCCTCGGCAGGTTACGCCGGCGGCTGGCCCTGGGGGGGTTCACCTACCTGGGCCTCCTGGGTCCCGACTGGCTGGTGGCCGTCGCGGCGGTCCGCCTGGGCTACGCCGCCAACGTGTTCGGGTTCTTCTGCGACCTCCGGACCGGCCGGAGCTGGGAGCGGTCCCTCAAGGACCTCCCCTCCCGCCTGGTGTTCCCCCTGGACCCGGACGCCCACGCCATCCACTACGCGGGCCGGGGCTGCCGCCTGGACCTGGCCAAGAGCCACGCCCGGGGCCGGCTGGAGGTGGAGGCGGCCTTCGGGGGCCGGCTGGCCCTGGACGCGCGCTTCCCCTTCGGGTTCGAGGACCAGCCCCTGCGGGTGGTGAACCCCAGCTGCGGCGACCCCCGGCGCTTCACCTTCACGGAGAAGGCGGCCCCCCTGGTGCCCGAAACCTTCCGGGCCGTCTTCGACGGCCGGGAGCTGAAGGGGCCCGCGGCGGCGGTGGTCGACTGGTCCGCGGGCTATTTCAACCGCCACACGAACTGGTACTGGGGCGCCCTGGCCGGGTTCCTGGAGGACGGCACCCCCGTCGGGGCGAACTTCGCCGCCCTCGTGAACGAGTCCTACTACCCCGAGGACGCCTTCTGGATCGGGGGGCGGCGGGAGCGGGTGGCCCAGGTGATCTTCGAGGTGGACCCCGACCGCCCGGAGGGCGGCGACTGGCGCGTCTTCACCGAGGACGGCCGGGTCGACCTGCGCTTCCGGCCCCTGGGCGGCCGCGGCGAGCGCGCCTGGCTCCCGGGGATGAAGGTGAACTTCCGCCAGCTGGCGGGCCTGTGGCGGGGCCGCCTCCGCACCCGGGACGGCCGCGAGGCGCGCCTGGAGGACGTGCCGGGGGTCGCCGAGGTGCATCTCTCGGTCTGGTGA
- a CDS encoding YtfJ family protein has product MKAVPALLALCLALPAPGVEVGRRLPEARVAARGLLVPRTRVEGGRMVLDGKEIAYRPWSSAEGSGRVRTFYHLAARMGVDDINKAYIDALIAAKLPELLPDGAYKTVTILDLSQANFVTRGIGAGRLEKSQRETPYALFVADASGAARAAWGLKPGESAVIVLDRDDTVLFFKEGRLTADEIARAVGLIQARLRP; this is encoded by the coding sequence ATGAAAGCCGTCCCCGCCCTCCTCGCCCTCTGCCTCGCCCTTCCCGCCCCGGGGGTGGAGGTCGGACGCCGGCTTCCCGAGGCCCGGGTCGCCGCCCGCGGCCTCCTGGTGCCCCGCACCCGGGTGGAGGGGGGGCGCATGGTCCTGGACGGGAAGGAGATCGCCTACCGCCCCTGGAGCAGCGCCGAGGGCTCGGGCCGCGTCCGCACCTTCTACCACCTGGCGGCCCGCATGGGCGTGGACGACATCAACAAGGCGTACATCGACGCCCTCATCGCCGCGAAGCTCCCCGAGCTCCTCCCCGACGGCGCCTACAAGACCGTCACCATCCTGGACCTCTCCCAGGCCAATTTCGTGACCCGCGGCATCGGCGCGGGGCGCCTGGAGAAGAGCCAGCGCGAGACCCCCTACGCCCTGTTCGTGGCCGACGCCTCCGGCGCGGCGCGGGCCGCCTGGGGCCTGAAGCCCGGCGAGTCCGCCGTGATCGTCCTCGACCGGGACGACACCGTGCTCTTCTTCAAGGAGGGCCGCCTGACCGCCGACGAGATCGCCCGCGCCGTCGGCCTCATCCAGGCCCGCCTCCGTCCCTGA
- a CDS encoding alpha/beta hydrolase — protein sequence MADVVQDPAWQPFAAYSGTGPGVLVSHGFTGSPGSMLPLARRLAEAGCNVECPRLTGHTEHWRDLVPATAEDWLRDLREPLARLKARSSTVFAVGLSMGGALVLRLAQTDPDLRGVAVINHALYFGNPLVPFAGLLKRILPSTPAIASDIMDPGVREPSCDRTPTAGVAQVYRLARMVRRDLPSLRQPLLILKSRQDHVLPLRNATRTLALAGSARKELVWLERSYHVATLDYDRDLIADTCLAFFQRVLREEP from the coding sequence ATGGCCGACGTTGTTCAAGATCCCGCGTGGCAGCCCTTTGCCGCCTATTCCGGCACGGGCCCCGGCGTGCTCGTCTCCCACGGTTTCACGGGCAGCCCCGGAAGCATGCTCCCCCTGGCCCGGCGCCTCGCCGAGGCGGGCTGCAACGTCGAATGCCCGCGCCTCACCGGGCACACGGAGCACTGGCGCGACCTCGTCCCCGCCACGGCCGAGGACTGGCTCCGCGACCTGCGCGAGCCCCTGGCGCGCCTCAAGGCCCGGAGCTCGACGGTGTTCGCCGTCGGCCTCTCCATGGGCGGCGCCCTCGTCCTGCGCCTCGCGCAGACGGACCCGGACCTGCGCGGCGTGGCCGTCATCAACCACGCCCTCTACTTCGGCAACCCCCTGGTCCCCTTCGCGGGCCTGCTGAAGCGCATCCTGCCCTCCACCCCCGCCATCGCCTCGGACATCATGGACCCCGGCGTCCGCGAGCCCAGCTGCGACCGGACCCCGACGGCGGGCGTGGCCCAGGTGTACCGCCTGGCCCGCATGGTGCGCCGGGACCTCCCCTCCCTCCGCCAGCCCCTCCTCATCCTGAAGTCCCGCCAGGACCACGTGCTGCCCCTGCGCAACGCGACCCGCACCCTGGCCCTCGCGGGGTCCGCGCGCAAGGAGCTGGTGTGGCTCGAACGCTCCTATCATGTGGCCACCCTGGACTACGACCGGGACCTCATCGCCGACACCTGCCTCGCCTTCTTCCAGCGCGTCCTCCGGGAGGAACCATGA
- a CDS encoding OmpP1/FadL family transporter, whose translation MKKGLLFASLVLGFAPPAAAGGIFYNSNQSAEYMRMFDRNSAVDNADIVYYNMAATPRLKDGWTFNASDQMIFQKATVRTIGNPVVGDRTYTSDNPVLLVPNFYAAYKKGDWAAFVGIQTIGATAIREWKEGLPTLDLLGKQLAGYGQASTSTVIGADALAHGATPAQALAAGLGTEYFPSNSYLKGSSYYVAFRVGGALQLDPRWSVAAAARFVTSRQAIVGSVDGYCTYNLYNHDLRTHERVVIDVEDTANGFSGEVALNWTPTPAWVVSLTYEMATPLNFKTKVKDGKDGGGLFVDGAKAHLDLPQVVRMGVGYQLSPEVRLSCGANAYLEKSVNFDKLDNPQFGIKAKDAYRNTYEESAAVEWQATPRWLFSLGVNFNQIGQRQGSTLDISVPGAHANYMSIGTGFQVEVSKGLKLNVGLAHTAFQTKYKNADAGDAQLKAAFAAQGVTISPTKEYNKQYFIFALGLDYHF comes from the coding sequence ATGAAGAAAGGGCTGCTTTTCGCTTCGCTGGTCCTGGGGTTCGCGCCACCCGCCGCGGCCGGCGGGATCTTCTACAACAGCAACCAGAGCGCGGAATACATGCGCATGTTCGACCGCAACAGCGCCGTCGACAACGCCGACATCGTCTACTACAACATGGCGGCGACCCCGCGCCTGAAGGACGGCTGGACCTTCAACGCCAGCGACCAGATGATCTTCCAGAAGGCCACCGTGCGCACGATCGGGAACCCGGTGGTGGGGGACCGGACCTACACCTCCGACAATCCGGTGCTCCTCGTGCCCAATTTCTACGCCGCCTACAAGAAGGGCGACTGGGCGGCCTTCGTGGGCATCCAGACGATCGGGGCCACCGCCATCCGCGAGTGGAAGGAGGGGCTGCCGACCCTCGACCTCCTGGGCAAGCAGCTGGCGGGCTACGGCCAGGCCTCCACCTCCACGGTCATCGGCGCCGACGCGCTGGCCCACGGGGCCACGCCCGCCCAGGCCCTGGCCGCGGGCCTCGGGACCGAGTACTTCCCCTCGAACTCCTACCTGAAGGGCTCCTCGTACTACGTGGCCTTCCGGGTGGGCGGCGCGCTCCAGCTCGATCCCCGGTGGTCGGTGGCGGCCGCGGCGCGCTTCGTCACCTCCAGGCAGGCCATCGTCGGCAGCGTCGACGGGTACTGCACCTACAACCTCTACAACCACGACCTCCGGACCCACGAGCGCGTGGTCATCGACGTCGAGGACACGGCCAACGGCTTCTCCGGCGAGGTCGCCCTCAACTGGACCCCCACGCCGGCGTGGGTGGTGAGCCTCACCTACGAGATGGCCACCCCCCTGAACTTCAAGACCAAGGTCAAGGACGGCAAGGACGGGGGCGGCCTGTTCGTGGACGGCGCCAAGGCCCACCTGGACCTGCCGCAGGTGGTGCGGATGGGCGTCGGGTACCAGCTCTCGCCCGAGGTGCGCCTGAGCTGCGGCGCCAACGCCTACCTGGAGAAGTCGGTCAACTTCGACAAGCTGGACAACCCCCAGTTCGGCATCAAGGCCAAGGACGCCTACCGCAACACCTACGAGGAGAGCGCGGCCGTCGAGTGGCAGGCCACGCCCCGCTGGCTCTTCTCCCTCGGCGTCAACTTCAACCAGATCGGCCAGCGCCAGGGTTCCACGCTGGACATCAGCGTCCCCGGCGCCCACGCCAACTACATGTCCATCGGCACGGGCTTCCAGGTGGAGGTGTCGAAGGGCCTCAAGCTGAACGTGGGCCTGGCCCACACCGCCTTCCAGACCAAGTACAAGAACGCCGACGCGGGCGACGCCCAGCTGAAGGCCG